A window of Pirellulaceae bacterium contains these coding sequences:
- a CDS encoding 4Fe-4S binding protein, whose protein sequence is MLNWFRNVVQAVVTVAQGLYVTLRYWLKTYRADRGTFTEQFEYPEKPVPVSARYRGFHRFDLTTCIACDQCAKVCPVDCIYIGKERVEGAKGFRVTGYAIDYSKCMFCALCVEPCPVDCIFMGATHDLSCYSRDGCIVDFSRLPVDVAWGRSTLNPTAVAQSKVIAEPVHGGPNQ, encoded by the coding sequence ATGCTCAATTGGTTTCGAAATGTGGTGCAGGCCGTCGTCACGGTCGCCCAAGGGCTTTACGTTACTCTGCGGTACTGGCTGAAAACTTACCGCGCTGATCGTGGAACCTTTACAGAGCAATTTGAGTATCCGGAAAAGCCCGTGCCGGTTTCAGCCCGTTACCGGGGGTTTCATCGATTTGACTTGACTACTTGCATTGCCTGCGATCAATGCGCCAAGGTTTGCCCGGTCGATTGTATTTACATCGGCAAAGAACGCGTTGAAGGCGCAAAAGGCTTTCGGGTAACGGGTTACGCGATTGACTATTCGAAATGTATGTTTTGCGCGCTGTGTGTTGAGCCCTGTCCGGTAGACTGTATCTTTATGGGAGCGACGCATGACCTGAGCTGTTACAGCCGCGACGGTTGCATCGTTGACTTTTCGCGATTGCCCGTCGACGTGGCTTGGGGACGGTCAACTCTCAATCCGACGGCGGTTGCCCAATCGAAGGTGATCGCAGAGCCAGTGCACGGTGGGCCTAACCAGTGA
- a CDS encoding DUF2203 domain-containing protein, whose amino-acid sequence MSEVSQKSTKRFTVEQANNMLPLVRAIASDLVALSNEVIDRRHRLDDLLDGRDRDSGDVYTDELAEVEKDLERDIHKLQDFVDELRELGVEPKGPEGLVDFPAELDGRQVYLCWKLGESEVLHWHEIDAGFEERQLLTAESSTAGDFLSSEALD is encoded by the coding sequence ATGAGCGAAGTAAGTCAGAAATCGACAAAGCGGTTCACCGTTGAGCAAGCGAACAATATGCTGCCGCTGGTGCGAGCTATCGCGTCAGATTTGGTCGCACTGTCGAATGAAGTGATCGATCGTCGGCATCGTTTGGATGACTTGTTGGACGGTCGGGATCGCGATTCTGGCGACGTTTATACCGACGAGTTGGCTGAGGTGGAGAAAGATCTGGAACGCGATATCCACAAGCTGCAAGATTTTGTCGACGAGTTACGGGAACTGGGTGTCGAACCGAAAGGTCCGGAAGGCCTGGTCGATTTTCCTGCGGAGCTCGATGGTAGGCAGGTCTATCTCTGCTGGAAACTGGGGGAGTCGGAAGTGCTCCATTGGCATGAAATCGATGCCGGTTTTGAGGAACGGCAGCTGCTCACCGCCGAAAGCAGCACGGCTGGAGATTTCCTTAGCAGTGAGGCTTTGGACTAA
- a CDS encoding NADH-quinone oxidoreductase subunit A yields the protein MQTAVDSSVGIVAYLALFGGVGFVFVFVNLLVGRFLRPANPTEEKLEIYECGEPAIGSSFVQFDLRFYVVALVFIIFDVEVAFLFPWATVYGKVTHAVSMLDPDYGSQMPATAVGLFRAPEKSAMTEPTSGQLVIAQGDGLAWAPNAVSMYREMGIRDPQLPETDSTTKANRMLMSGERNEDGQLVYAGFGQILAVAAIAVSFFFVVLLIGFAYEWRTGALDWVRAVSGTPPPAIERQAAQSATPQESVLSA from the coding sequence ATGCAAACCGCGGTTGATTCGTCTGTCGGTATAGTCGCCTACTTGGCTCTGTTCGGCGGAGTGGGCTTTGTTTTTGTCTTCGTAAACCTGTTGGTAGGCCGTTTTCTGCGACCGGCGAATCCAACAGAGGAGAAGCTGGAGATTTACGAATGCGGTGAGCCAGCCATTGGCTCGAGCTTCGTTCAGTTCGACCTCAGGTTTTACGTTGTGGCGTTGGTCTTCATTATTTTTGATGTCGAGGTCGCTTTCTTGTTCCCATGGGCGACCGTTTATGGCAAGGTGACCCACGCCGTCTCGATGCTGGATCCGGATTATGGATCGCAGATGCCTGCGACGGCGGTGGGTTTGTTTAGAGCGCCCGAGAAATCCGCAATGACGGAGCCTACATCTGGGCAATTGGTGATTGCCCAAGGGGATGGGCTGGCCTGGGCGCCCAACGCGGTGAGCATGTATCGTGAGATGGGGATTCGTGACCCCCAGTTGCCTGAAACCGATTCGACGACAAAAGCCAATCGAATGCTCATGTCGGGCGAACGCAATGAAGACGGCCAGCTTGTCTATGCGGGCTTCGGGCAAATTCTCGCTGTGGCGGCAATTGCGGTCAGCTTTTTCTTTGTCGTGCTGCTGATTGGCTTCGCTTACGAGTGGCGAACCGGAGCGTTGGATTGGGTACGTGCTGTGTCGGGTACACCTCCACCGGCCATTGAACGTCAAGCCGCACAGTCGGCAACGCCTCAGGAATCTGTGCTGTCCGCGTGA
- a CDS encoding NADH-quinone oxidoreductase subunit C, whose protein sequence is MALVPDLKKRFGDKITGDRLDVIDPWVEVSPEGLLEVAEYLRNEPTLEFDLLNCISAVDYLEPDPKKAKRVDWEPHTELVYHLSSISKKHTLVLKVMLPRWKDDKVGELPEVPTVSGIWATADWHEREVYDLSGINFVGHPNLRRILCPEDWVGHPLRRDYEMPLEYHGIRGR, encoded by the coding sequence ATGGCTTTAGTTCCTGATCTGAAAAAAAGATTTGGCGATAAGATCACCGGCGATCGGCTCGATGTTATCGATCCCTGGGTTGAAGTTTCACCTGAAGGTCTGTTGGAGGTGGCCGAGTATCTTCGCAATGAGCCAACTCTCGAATTCGACCTGCTCAACTGCATCTCTGCGGTGGACTATTTGGAACCCGATCCCAAGAAAGCCAAGCGAGTCGATTGGGAACCCCATACGGAACTGGTGTATCACCTTTCCAGTATTAGTAAGAAACACACGCTGGTCTTAAAAGTGATGCTGCCGCGTTGGAAGGACGATAAGGTCGGTGAATTGCCGGAAGTGCCTACGGTGAGCGGTATCTGGGCAACAGCAGACTGGCATGAGCGTGAGGTTTACGATCTGTCGGGCATTAATTTTGTGGGGCATCCCAATTTGCGAAGAATTCTCTGTCCGGAGGACTGGGTTGGCCATCCTTTACGACGTGATTACGAAATGCCGCTTGAGTATCACGGAATCCGAGGACGCTAG
- a CDS encoding NADH-quinone oxidoreductase subunit D (Catalyzes the transfer of electrons from NADH to quinone), with protein MATQIGEKVVEFDVRTDEMLVNMGPQHPSTHGVLRLVLRTDGELVSEVTPHIGYLHRCAEKIGENLTPRQWIPYTDRMDYLAAMNMNLGWAMCVEKLLDHQLSEKAKHLRVVIAEMGRIASHLVGMGAYGLDLGSFSPFLYAFREREKILDLFEEVCGARLTYSYITPGGCTADLPDGWLGKCEAFLAGLEPIITEYHTLLTSNVIFIKRTCGVGVMSAEMSVDYGCTGPVLRGSGVDYDLRRDGEERYTEMYDGYAFEVIVQKDGHYPRDHNYPPVPVEAVLGDCWHRFYVRMLEVMQAIDLVRQAMDRYRSAEGDFGVPIKLAHKLPKGEVYLETEAPRGQMGFYLVSDGTSIPWRVRARSSSFCNLSVTHELCRGIPIADIPAVIGSLDIVMGEIDR; from the coding sequence ATGGCGACACAAATCGGCGAAAAAGTTGTCGAGTTCGATGTTCGTACCGATGAAATGTTGGTCAACATGGGGCCGCAACATCCTAGCACTCACGGCGTTTTGCGGCTGGTGCTGAGGACCGATGGCGAACTTGTCTCGGAGGTCACGCCGCATATTGGTTACCTGCATCGTTGTGCCGAGAAAATCGGTGAGAATCTGACGCCCAGGCAGTGGATTCCCTACACCGACCGGATGGATTATTTGGCCGCGATGAATATGAATCTCGGCTGGGCCATGTGTGTTGAGAAATTACTCGATCATCAGCTCTCTGAGAAAGCCAAGCATCTACGAGTGGTGATTGCTGAAATGGGGCGAATCGCGAGTCACCTGGTCGGGATGGGAGCCTATGGATTGGATCTCGGGTCGTTCAGTCCATTTCTTTATGCCTTTCGTGAACGAGAAAAGATTCTGGATCTGTTCGAAGAAGTCTGCGGAGCACGTCTGACTTACAGCTATATCACCCCGGGTGGCTGTACGGCTGACTTGCCGGATGGTTGGTTGGGAAAATGCGAGGCTTTTCTTGCCGGTCTCGAGCCGATTATTACCGAATATCACACGCTGCTGACCTCGAACGTGATCTTCATCAAGCGGACTTGCGGCGTCGGTGTCATGAGCGCTGAAATGTCCGTTGATTACGGCTGTACTGGTCCTGTGCTTCGTGGCAGTGGAGTGGACTACGATCTTCGTCGCGATGGTGAAGAACGATATACAGAAATGTACGATGGCTACGCGTTTGAGGTGATTGTTCAAAAAGATGGGCACTACCCACGCGATCACAATTATCCGCCGGTTCCCGTCGAGGCTGTTTTGGGAGATTGTTGGCATCGGTTCTACGTGCGAATGCTCGAAGTCATGCAGGCAATCGACCTCGTTCGCCAAGCCATGGATCGATATCGTTCGGCGGAGGGCGATTTCGGCGTACCGATCAAGCTCGCCCATAAATTGCCGAAAGGCGAAGTTTATTTGGAAACGGAGGCCCCTCGAGGGCAGATGGGTTTTTATCTCGTCAGTGACGGGACTTCGATTCCGTGGCGGGTCCGAGCTCGGAGTAGTTCGTTTTGCAACCTCTCCGTGACCCATGAGCTCTGTCGTGGGATTCCGATCGCTGACATACCCGCAGTAATCGGTTCTTTAGACATCGTGATGGGCGAAATCGATCGATAA
- the nuoH gene encoding NADH-quinone oxidoreductase subunit NuoH — MADILNSLISKPPGHWLGFFVTALIHIFLLINVVAVGALLFIWLERKISGRIQDRLGPTRVGGKFGWLQTLADGLKLVTKEDVMPAAADPLLFRIAPYLSFTASFVAFLALPFAAGWAGREINTSVFFILAILGLEVFGVILAGWASGSKWSLFGAMREAAQVVSYEVPLGLCVIIPVMICGSMNLVTIGQMQQGGLQNWLILHDPFTFCVFWVYFTCGMASVNRAPFDLAEAESELVAGFHTEYSGLRWSIFFMAEYGSMFVISALAVILFFGAWNGPIPIFESFGYEAGATEFSFYGYLANLAGCVNFIGKSVIGVIVMIWIRWTLPRLRIDQVITMCWKYCVPISAACFVGVLAWQTFGLPTAADLDRFEVRENWVLAAFEEPEVSDPNIPASEADQSAEDESEVSLRESSTDAVSSDSQLSPTAPARPVADTASKSKSDRPGGRG; from the coding sequence GTGGCCGACATACTGAATAGCTTGATCTCGAAGCCCCCCGGCCATTGGTTGGGGTTCTTCGTTACAGCGCTGATTCATATCTTTTTGCTGATCAATGTCGTGGCAGTTGGAGCTCTGCTGTTTATCTGGTTGGAGCGAAAAATTTCGGGCCGGATACAAGATCGACTGGGTCCGACGCGTGTCGGTGGTAAGTTCGGTTGGTTGCAGACGCTGGCTGATGGCTTGAAGCTGGTCACCAAAGAAGATGTGATGCCTGCCGCGGCCGATCCGCTGCTGTTTCGGATCGCCCCCTATTTGTCTTTCACTGCCAGCTTTGTTGCGTTCCTTGCCCTGCCTTTTGCGGCCGGTTGGGCCGGTCGGGAAATCAATACCTCCGTATTCTTCATTCTGGCGATTTTAGGTCTCGAAGTATTCGGCGTGATCTTGGCGGGATGGGCGAGTGGCTCGAAGTGGTCACTGTTCGGCGCGATGCGAGAGGCGGCTCAGGTTGTAAGTTACGAAGTACCGCTCGGCCTGTGCGTGATCATTCCGGTGATGATTTGCGGATCCATGAACTTGGTGACGATCGGGCAGATGCAGCAGGGCGGCTTGCAAAACTGGTTGATCCTTCATGATCCATTTACGTTTTGCGTCTTCTGGGTTTATTTCACCTGTGGGATGGCAAGCGTGAACCGAGCTCCGTTTGACTTGGCTGAGGCCGAGAGTGAATTGGTGGCCGGTTTCCATACCGAGTATTCCGGACTCCGATGGAGTATTTTCTTCATGGCGGAGTACGGTTCAATGTTTGTGATCAGTGCACTCGCTGTCATTCTGTTTTTCGGTGCCTGGAATGGACCGATTCCGATTTTCGAAAGCTTCGGATACGAAGCGGGGGCCACTGAGTTTAGTTTCTATGGTTACTTGGCCAATCTGGCTGGCTGCGTGAACTTCATCGGCAAGTCGGTGATCGGCGTAATCGTCATGATTTGGATTCGCTGGACCTTGCCAAGATTGCGTATCGATCAGGTGATCACGATGTGCTGGAAGTATTGTGTGCCGATTTCAGCCGCTTGTTTCGTGGGTGTTCTGGCTTGGCAAACGTTCGGACTTCCGACGGCGGCTGACTTAGACCGTTTTGAAGTTCGTGAGAATTGGGTTCTGGCTGCTTTCGAGGAACCCGAGGTCAGTGATCCAAATATTCCGGCTTCTGAGGCCGATCAGTCAGCAGAGGATGAGAGTGAAGTTTCTTTACGAGAGAGCTCTACCGACGCAGTTTCCTCCGATTCGCAGCTTTCGCCAACTGCCCCTGCCCGTCCGGTCGCGGATACGGCTTCGAAATCGAAGTCTGACCGGCCAGGAGGACGTGGCTGA
- a CDS encoding NADH-quinone oxidoreductase subunit J, with product MLDAINWHSFLFLLFAGLTCGFAIGVLLSTSIVRMAFYLIVSLASTAGLFFLAGAKFVGAMQVMIYVGGTLVLLIFGVMLTAKAAFVSMKTRSSDWVLASIIGASLFTLLAVTAISVDEWRVPRADQNSLSIIEGESATSLGWGLIGIRVDKAHQTDPVLRSGMSGYLLPFEIVSVHLLVVLIGAAYLARTKTIVSYGTPQPSTFTMPYSQLYFSFHGRIPRHAYWFHGVIVLNVVLAIVMAPLAFGIVDESLDRPPLFAVLLAVFGSLLVLWPALAIRAKRWHDRGKSTVWLLLPLLPVIGAIWELVELGFLRGTIGSNRHGSDPLQ from the coding sequence ATGCTTGATGCAATCAATTGGCATTCGTTTTTGTTTTTGCTCTTTGCCGGTTTGACCTGCGGCTTCGCAATTGGTGTGCTGCTGTCGACGAGCATCGTTCGTATGGCGTTTTATTTGATCGTCTCCCTCGCATCCACTGCCGGCTTGTTCTTCCTGGCGGGAGCGAAGTTCGTGGGGGCGATGCAAGTGATGATCTATGTCGGCGGAACGCTTGTTCTGTTGATTTTTGGCGTGATGCTCACGGCGAAGGCTGCCTTTGTTTCGATGAAAACCCGCAGTAGCGATTGGGTCTTGGCTTCGATTATTGGCGCTTCGTTGTTCACGCTGTTGGCGGTAACAGCCATCTCGGTTGACGAATGGCGAGTGCCGCGCGCTGATCAAAATTCACTGTCGATTATCGAAGGTGAATCGGCGACAAGTTTGGGGTGGGGCTTGATCGGCATCCGTGTCGATAAGGCTCATCAAACCGATCCGGTCCTCCGGTCGGGTATGTCGGGCTATCTCTTACCTTTTGAGATTGTGTCGGTTCATCTATTGGTTGTGTTGATTGGCGCAGCGTATTTGGCGAGAACCAAAACGATTGTGTCCTACGGGACTCCGCAGCCCTCGACATTTACGATGCCGTACAGTCAGCTGTACTTCAGTTTTCACGGGCGAATACCTCGGCACGCCTACTGGTTTCATGGCGTCATCGTGTTGAATGTCGTGTTGGCGATTGTGATGGCACCGTTGGCGTTTGGCATCGTTGACGAAAGCTTGGATCGTCCTCCGTTGTTTGCGGTTTTGTTGGCCGTGTTCGGAAGTTTACTCGTGCTGTGGCCCGCTTTAGCGATTCGAGCGAAGCGATGGCATGATCGCGGGAAGTCGACAGTTTGGTTGTTGCTGCCACTTTTGCCCGTTATTGGTGCAATTTGGGAGCTTGTTGAGTTGGGTTTTCTTCGAGGAACGATCGGGTCGAATCGACACGGTTCCGATCCATTACAGTAA
- the nuoK gene encoding NADH-quinone oxidoreductase subunit NuoK: MSLLTEPVGVSHFLVVGAVMFVTGALCMATKRNALGVLMGIELVLNGANINFVAFGSSYLRENSLGLDGQFFALFVIVLAAAEAAVALAIALSFYNNHATIDVDQADELKG; the protein is encoded by the coding sequence ATGAGTTTATTAACCGAACCCGTTGGCGTTTCACATTTTTTGGTCGTCGGTGCCGTCATGTTTGTGACGGGTGCACTTTGTATGGCCACTAAACGCAACGCGTTAGGAGTATTGATGGGGATTGAATTGGTTCTCAATGGTGCGAATATCAATTTCGTTGCCTTTGGTAGCAGCTACCTGCGAGAAAACTCGCTGGGGCTCGATGGCCAATTCTTTGCCTTGTTCGTGATTGTGCTGGCTGCCGCCGAAGCGGCTGTTGCATTGGCCATTGCACTTAGTTTTTACAATAACCACGCCACTATTGACGTGGATCAAGCCGACGAGTTAAAGGGCTGA
- a CDS encoding proton-conducting transporter membrane subunit has translation MDIGVVLSWLLGFAVLMPLGSFALILLFGPQMGKGGKQAGACATGAILVSCILSVISLGIWLSNHPPIGDHGSAHAAQHDEAVGTDGETNAADSDTHASDEADAVHTDGETDEAVGTDGETNAADSDHHGDHHGDHGHAVAPPHYSYEVYSLGDFGIGHRMSISVYIDTLTVCMFCMVTLIATCIHLYATGYMHDELEGPDYVDHEVTMEDGSHLHRPGRFHRFFQALSLFCFSMLGLVLSGNIAMTFVFWELVGICSYFLIGFYVERHSASTAANKAFIVNRVGDFGMIIGLMALWGSLGTFSFGGADGIFEQVRSSENDYALVVPDGMVRASAQKEVAAVVAGLGPSATAEQIKKAVDDKLPEWRDAKTSGVPGGYGRWLLIVAGVGIFCGCIGKSAQFPLHVWLPDAMEGPTPVSALVHSATMVAAGVFLVARFYPVFTPEVLFVIALVGAVTLFMAATIAITATDIKRVLAYSTVSQLGYMMLALGLGGWLAGVMHLFTHAFFKSLLFMCSGSVIHAVHTNEMTEMGGLRKKMPWTAYTMLIGCMAIAGAGIPFAVVLFGESYGFGFSGFYSKDAILEQALSFRNTNPGWGNVFFLAAAGGAAITAFYMFRLWYLTFAGQPRDQHRYDHAHESPPVMYRPLILLSVFAIGVAWGPVQGIVCGLVAAIFFFALYIRRSVSGQQEDHHLPSDPLITSLVISVVVVVIGMVLSMSGNNDVTLGNLLEQARPAGTLPTEEAALLSMTWPNEHDSHVAAIRVPATWIAFATAFGGFFLATMFYGLRKLDAAESQKTFAPIHRFLLNKWWFDELYNFLFVRPCHVVSGWIASFDRTWIDGFIDWLAWATKVFAGFWERMADRTIVDGFVNGLATLTYRCGASLRRVQTGSLRQYVMFIVAGTVIVFVLASFWRFALAQ, from the coding sequence ATGGATATCGGGGTCGTCCTATCTTGGTTGTTGGGCTTCGCGGTTTTAATGCCGTTGGGCTCGTTTGCATTGATCTTGCTATTTGGCCCGCAGATGGGAAAAGGTGGCAAGCAAGCCGGTGCTTGCGCCACAGGCGCGATTCTTGTCTCCTGCATCCTCTCGGTCATTTCGCTCGGTATCTGGCTCTCGAATCATCCGCCGATCGGTGACCATGGATCCGCTCATGCAGCCCAGCATGATGAAGCCGTCGGCACGGATGGTGAAACCAATGCGGCAGACAGTGACACACATGCCAGTGATGAGGCGGATGCGGTTCATACCGATGGCGAGACGGATGAAGCGGTCGGTACCGATGGCGAAACCAATGCGGCCGACAGTGATCACCACGGCGATCACCACGGCGATCACGGCCACGCGGTCGCACCGCCTCACTACTCCTACGAGGTCTATTCGCTTGGTGATTTCGGGATAGGGCATCGGATGAGCATAAGTGTCTATATTGACACGCTCACCGTCTGCATGTTTTGCATGGTAACGTTGATTGCAACTTGCATTCATCTTTACGCAACCGGCTACATGCACGATGAGTTGGAAGGTCCCGACTACGTCGATCATGAAGTGACCATGGAAGATGGTAGCCATTTGCACCGCCCCGGTCGTTTTCACCGATTCTTCCAAGCCCTTTCGCTGTTTTGCTTCAGCATGCTCGGGCTCGTACTTTCCGGCAACATCGCCATGACCTTCGTGTTTTGGGAACTTGTCGGTATTTGCTCCTACTTCCTCATCGGTTTCTATGTTGAACGCCACAGTGCATCAACGGCAGCCAATAAAGCATTCATCGTCAATCGAGTTGGTGACTTCGGGATGATCATCGGCTTGATGGCTCTTTGGGGGAGCCTGGGGACATTTTCCTTCGGCGGTGCTGACGGGATTTTTGAGCAGGTGCGATCTTCCGAGAACGATTACGCATTGGTTGTTCCTGACGGCATGGTTCGCGCTTCAGCTCAAAAAGAGGTTGCCGCAGTCGTTGCCGGGTTGGGCCCCAGTGCGACAGCCGAGCAAATTAAGAAGGCCGTCGATGATAAGCTTCCCGAATGGCGAGATGCGAAAACGTCGGGTGTTCCGGGTGGATATGGACGTTGGTTATTGATCGTAGCTGGAGTCGGGATTTTTTGCGGCTGTATCGGCAAGAGTGCTCAATTTCCGCTGCACGTCTGGTTGCCCGACGCCATGGAAGGACCGACTCCCGTCTCGGCGCTGGTGCATTCAGCGACGATGGTCGCCGCTGGTGTTTTTTTAGTGGCGAGATTTTATCCCGTATTTACTCCCGAAGTACTCTTCGTGATCGCACTTGTTGGTGCTGTGACGTTGTTCATGGCGGCGACTATCGCGATTACAGCAACTGATATCAAGCGAGTTTTGGCCTACTCGACCGTCAGTCAGTTGGGCTACATGATGTTGGCCCTGGGGCTCGGTGGTTGGCTTGCTGGGGTAATGCATTTGTTCACGCATGCTTTTTTCAAAAGCCTCTTGTTCATGTGCAGTGGTTCAGTCATTCACGCGGTGCACACCAATGAGATGACGGAGATGGGTGGCTTGCGCAAAAAGATGCCGTGGACCGCCTACACCATGCTGATCGGATGCATGGCGATTGCGGGTGCGGGTATTCCTTTTGCGGTTGTCTTGTTTGGCGAGAGCTACGGTTTTGGCTTCAGTGGATTTTATTCCAAGGATGCGATTCTGGAGCAGGCTCTTTCTTTTCGAAATACGAACCCCGGTTGGGGAAATGTCTTTTTCTTGGCCGCCGCGGGCGGAGCTGCGATCACTGCTTTTTACATGTTCCGGCTCTGGTATTTGACCTTTGCGGGTCAACCTCGTGATCAGCACCGTTACGACCACGCCCACGAGTCACCTCCGGTGATGTATCGGCCACTGATTCTGTTGTCGGTATTCGCGATCGGTGTCGCTTGGGGGCCCGTGCAGGGAATCGTTTGTGGATTGGTTGCCGCGATCTTCTTCTTTGCACTTTATATTCGACGTTCTGTGAGTGGACAGCAGGAAGATCATCATCTGCCCAGTGACCCATTAATCACCTCATTGGTGATCAGTGTCGTGGTGGTTGTGATTGGGATGGTGCTCTCGATGTCCGGAAACAACGACGTGACACTCGGCAATTTGCTCGAACAAGCAAGGCCTGCCGGTACACTTCCGACCGAAGAAGCCGCGTTGCTTTCGATGACTTGGCCCAACGAGCATGATAGTCACGTCGCTGCGATTCGCGTGCCGGCGACTTGGATTGCGTTCGCTACTGCCTTCGGTGGTTTTTTCCTGGCAACCATGTTCTATGGACTCCGCAAGCTAGACGCTGCGGAATCCCAAAAGACTTTCGCGCCGATTCACCGATTCCTGCTGAACAAATGGTGGTTCGACGAACTTTACAATTTCCTGTTTGTGCGTCCGTGTCACGTTGTCTCGGGATGGATTGCATCGTTTGACCGTACTTGGATCGATGGGTTCATCGACTGGTTGGCTTGGGCGACTAAGGTTTTTGCCGGCTTCTGGGAACGAATGGCGGACCGCACCATCGTGGATGGGTTCGTGAATGGATTGGCAACCCTGACCTATCGCTGCGGAGCTTCGCTGCGTCGAGTTCAGACTGGCAGTTTGCGGCAGTACGTGATGTTCATCGTAGCTGGCACGGTAATTGTGTTTGTGTTGGCAAGTTTTTGGCGGTTCGCACTCGCTCAGTAG